The following are encoded in a window of Gossypium raimondii isolate GPD5lz chromosome 13, ASM2569854v1, whole genome shotgun sequence genomic DNA:
- the LOC105782248 gene encoding transcription factor E2FB isoform X5 has product MSGSQAADQLLKQSLQQQQQQNQQSLNRQLLFSMAPGDDFHRFALAEPRSIADQEAEAMVVKSPLKRKSDVADREVESGEWTLPRGYNEVSSGLPQTPVSGKGGKAQKTSRLAKSSKFGPQTPSNLGLLTKKFINLIKQAEDGILDLNKAAGTLEVQKRRIYDITNVLEGIGLIEKKLKNRIQWKGLDVLRPGEVDENVATLQAEVENLHNQEHRLDTQIRNMQERLRDLSEDENNKKWLFVTEEDIKSLPCFQNEMLIAIKAPHGTTLDVPDPDEQDDDSLQRRYRIVLRSSIGPIDVYLVSQIEEKFEEIQGVGLPSNLPCTSGLDENPAARMVTEESRDVETQGQYINGMCLDHHVSQDFVSGIMKIVPSDLDNDADYWLLSDPSVSITDIWRTESGIELNNVDTLQYTGMAAGSTTQPQTPPLNAAEVLPPGNSIGR; this is encoded by the exons ATGTCGGGTTCTCAAGCTGCGGATCAGTTGTTGAAGCAATCCctgcagcagcagcagcagcaaaaTCAACAGTCACTAAATCGACAGCTACTTTTCTCTATGGCTCCCGGAGACGATTTTCACCGGTTTGCTTTAGCTGAGCCTCGTAGCATCGCCGATCAAGAAGCCGAAGCCATGGTCGTTAAGTCTCCT TTAAAGAGGAAGAGTGATGTAGCAGATCGAGAAGTCGAGTCTGGTGAGTGGACATtgcctcgaggatacaatgaagtgTCTAGCGGTCTTCCCCAAACACCTGTTTCGGGAAAAGGGGGAAAGGCTCAAAAAACATCAAGGCTAGCGAAAAGCAGCAAATTTGGCCCTCAAACTCCTTCAAATCTTG GACTTTTGACAAAGAAGTTCATAAATTTGATTAAACAAGCTGAAGATGGTATTCTAGATTTAAACAAAGCTGCTGGTACCTTAGAG gTGCAAAAGAGGAGGATATATGATATAACCAATGTCCTTGAAGGAATTGGTCTTATagaaaagaaactcaagaaCAGAATTCAGTGGAA GGGGCTTGATGTCTTGAGGCCAGGGGAGGTTGATGAGAATGTTGCTACTTTGCAG GCAGAGGTTGAAAACCTTCATAATCAGGAACACAGATTAGATACACAAATAAG AAACATGCAAGAAAGGTTGAGGGACCTAAGTGAAGACGAAAATAATAAGAA GTGGCTTTTTGTTACCGAGGAAGATATCAAGAGCTTACCCTGTTTccag AACGAAATGTTGATTGCCATTAAAGCTCCGCATGGAACCACTTTGGACGTCCCTGATCCTGACGAG CAGGATGATGATTCTCTCCAAAGGAGATACCGGATTGTCCTTAGAAGCTCAATTGGTCCTATAGATGTTTACCTTGTCAG TCAAATTGAGGAGAAATTTGAAGAGATACAAGGTGTAGGTCTGCCATCAAACTTACCGTGTACTTCAGGCTTGGATGAGAACCCAGCAGCAAGAATGGTAACGGAGGAGAGCAGAGACGTCGAAACACAGGGCCAATATATTAATGGAATGTGCTTAGATCATCATGTCTCACAGGACTTTGTAAGCGGGATCATGAAGATTGTTCCCTCAGATCTTGAT AATGATGCTGATTATTGGCTTTTATCGGATCCTAGTGTTAGCATCACTGACATATGGCGAACCGAAT CTGGCATCGAATTGAACAATGTTGATACACTTCAATACACTGGCATGGCTGCTGGTAGCACGACACAACCCCAAACACCTCCATTAAATGCAGCTGAAGTACTGCCTCCAGGTAATTCAATCGGCAGGTAA
- the LOC105782248 gene encoding transcription factor E2FB isoform X2: MSGSQAADQLLKQSLQQQQQQNQQSLNRQLLFSMAPGDDFHRFALAEPRSIADQEAEAMVVKSPLKRKSDVADREVESGEWTLPRGYNEVSSGLPQTPVSGKGGKAQKTSRLAKSSKFGPQTPSNLGSPGNNLTPAGPCRYDSSLGIVFAPEYSFSGLLTKKFINLIKQAEDGILDLNKAAGTLEVQKRRIYDITNVLEGIGLIEKKLKNRIQWKGLDVLRPGEVDENVATLQAEVENLHNQEHRLDTQIRNMQERLRDLSEDENNKKWLFVTEEDIKSLPCFQNEMLIAIKAPHGTTLDVPDPDEDDDSLQRRYRIVLRSSIGPIDVYLVSQIEEKFEEIQGVGLPSNLPCTSGLDENPAARMVTEESRDVETQGQYINGMCLDHHVSQDFVSGIMKIVPSDLDNDADYWLLSDPSVSITDIWRTESGIELNNVDTLQYTGMAAGSTTQPQTPPLNAAEVLPPGNSIGR; this comes from the exons ATGTCGGGTTCTCAAGCTGCGGATCAGTTGTTGAAGCAATCCctgcagcagcagcagcagcaaaaTCAACAGTCACTAAATCGACAGCTACTTTTCTCTATGGCTCCCGGAGACGATTTTCACCGGTTTGCTTTAGCTGAGCCTCGTAGCATCGCCGATCAAGAAGCCGAAGCCATGGTCGTTAAGTCTCCT TTAAAGAGGAAGAGTGATGTAGCAGATCGAGAAGTCGAGTCTGGTGAGTGGACATtgcctcgaggatacaatgaagtgTCTAGCGGTCTTCCCCAAACACCTGTTTCGGGAAAAGGGGGAAAGGCTCAAAAAACATCAAGGCTAGCGAAAAGCAGCAAATTTGGCCCTCAAACTCCTTCAAATCTTG GTTCTCCTGGCAATAATCTCACTCCTGCAGGTCCTTGTCGTTATGATAGCTCCTTGGGTATTGTTTTTGCCCCTGAGTATTCTTTTTCAG GACTTTTGACAAAGAAGTTCATAAATTTGATTAAACAAGCTGAAGATGGTATTCTAGATTTAAACAAAGCTGCTGGTACCTTAGAG gTGCAAAAGAGGAGGATATATGATATAACCAATGTCCTTGAAGGAATTGGTCTTATagaaaagaaactcaagaaCAGAATTCAGTGGAA GGGGCTTGATGTCTTGAGGCCAGGGGAGGTTGATGAGAATGTTGCTACTTTGCAG GCAGAGGTTGAAAACCTTCATAATCAGGAACACAGATTAGATACACAAATAAG AAACATGCAAGAAAGGTTGAGGGACCTAAGTGAAGACGAAAATAATAAGAA GTGGCTTTTTGTTACCGAGGAAGATATCAAGAGCTTACCCTGTTTccag AACGAAATGTTGATTGCCATTAAAGCTCCGCATGGAACCACTTTGGACGTCCCTGATCCTGACGAG GATGATGATTCTCTCCAAAGGAGATACCGGATTGTCCTTAGAAGCTCAATTGGTCCTATAGATGTTTACCTTGTCAG TCAAATTGAGGAGAAATTTGAAGAGATACAAGGTGTAGGTCTGCCATCAAACTTACCGTGTACTTCAGGCTTGGATGAGAACCCAGCAGCAAGAATGGTAACGGAGGAGAGCAGAGACGTCGAAACACAGGGCCAATATATTAATGGAATGTGCTTAGATCATCATGTCTCACAGGACTTTGTAAGCGGGATCATGAAGATTGTTCCCTCAGATCTTGAT AATGATGCTGATTATTGGCTTTTATCGGATCCTAGTGTTAGCATCACTGACATATGGCGAACCGAAT CTGGCATCGAATTGAACAATGTTGATACACTTCAATACACTGGCATGGCTGCTGGTAGCACGACACAACCCCAAACACCTCCATTAAATGCAGCTGAAGTACTGCCTCCAGGTAATTCAATCGGCAGGTAA
- the LOC105782248 gene encoding transcription factor E2FB isoform X4: protein MSGSQAADQLLKQSLQQQQQQNQQSLNRQLLFSMAPGDDFHRFALAEPRSIADQEAEAMVVKSPLKRKSDVADREVESGEWTLPRGYNEVSSGLPQTPVSGKGGKAQKTSRLAKSSKFGPQTPSNLGSPGNNLTPAGPCRYDSSLGLLTKKFINLIKQAEDGILDLNKAAGTLEVQKRRIYDITNVLEGIGLIEKKLKNRIQWKGLDVLRPGEVDENVATLQAEVENLHNQEHRLDTQIRNMQERLRDLSEDENNKKWLFVTEEDIKSLPCFQNEMLIAIKAPHGTTLDVPDPDEDDDSLQRRYRIVLRSSIGPIDVYLVSQIEEKFEEIQGVGLPSNLPCTSGLDENPAARMVTEESRDVETQGQYINGMCLDHHVSQDFVSGIMKIVPSDLDNDADYWLLSDPSVSITDIWRTESGIELNNVDTLQYTGMAAGSTTQPQTPPLNAAEVLPPGNSIGR, encoded by the exons ATGTCGGGTTCTCAAGCTGCGGATCAGTTGTTGAAGCAATCCctgcagcagcagcagcagcaaaaTCAACAGTCACTAAATCGACAGCTACTTTTCTCTATGGCTCCCGGAGACGATTTTCACCGGTTTGCTTTAGCTGAGCCTCGTAGCATCGCCGATCAAGAAGCCGAAGCCATGGTCGTTAAGTCTCCT TTAAAGAGGAAGAGTGATGTAGCAGATCGAGAAGTCGAGTCTGGTGAGTGGACATtgcctcgaggatacaatgaagtgTCTAGCGGTCTTCCCCAAACACCTGTTTCGGGAAAAGGGGGAAAGGCTCAAAAAACATCAAGGCTAGCGAAAAGCAGCAAATTTGGCCCTCAAACTCCTTCAAATCTTG GTTCTCCTGGCAATAATCTCACTCCTGCAGGTCCTTGTCGTTATGATAGCTCCTTGG GACTTTTGACAAAGAAGTTCATAAATTTGATTAAACAAGCTGAAGATGGTATTCTAGATTTAAACAAAGCTGCTGGTACCTTAGAG gTGCAAAAGAGGAGGATATATGATATAACCAATGTCCTTGAAGGAATTGGTCTTATagaaaagaaactcaagaaCAGAATTCAGTGGAA GGGGCTTGATGTCTTGAGGCCAGGGGAGGTTGATGAGAATGTTGCTACTTTGCAG GCAGAGGTTGAAAACCTTCATAATCAGGAACACAGATTAGATACACAAATAAG AAACATGCAAGAAAGGTTGAGGGACCTAAGTGAAGACGAAAATAATAAGAA GTGGCTTTTTGTTACCGAGGAAGATATCAAGAGCTTACCCTGTTTccag AACGAAATGTTGATTGCCATTAAAGCTCCGCATGGAACCACTTTGGACGTCCCTGATCCTGACGAG GATGATGATTCTCTCCAAAGGAGATACCGGATTGTCCTTAGAAGCTCAATTGGTCCTATAGATGTTTACCTTGTCAG TCAAATTGAGGAGAAATTTGAAGAGATACAAGGTGTAGGTCTGCCATCAAACTTACCGTGTACTTCAGGCTTGGATGAGAACCCAGCAGCAAGAATGGTAACGGAGGAGAGCAGAGACGTCGAAACACAGGGCCAATATATTAATGGAATGTGCTTAGATCATCATGTCTCACAGGACTTTGTAAGCGGGATCATGAAGATTGTTCCCTCAGATCTTGAT AATGATGCTGATTATTGGCTTTTATCGGATCCTAGTGTTAGCATCACTGACATATGGCGAACCGAAT CTGGCATCGAATTGAACAATGTTGATACACTTCAATACACTGGCATGGCTGCTGGTAGCACGACACAACCCCAAACACCTCCATTAAATGCAGCTGAAGTACTGCCTCCAGGTAATTCAATCGGCAGGTAA
- the LOC105782248 gene encoding transcription factor E2FB isoform X3 — protein MSGSQAADQLLKQSLQQQQQQNQQSLNRQLLFSMAPGDDFHRFALAEPRSIADQEAEAMVVKSPLKRKSDVADREVESGEWTLPRGYNEVSSGLPQTPVSGKGGKAQKTSRLAKSSKFGPQTPSNLGSPGNNLTPAGPCRYDSSLGLLTKKFINLIKQAEDGILDLNKAAGTLEVQKRRIYDITNVLEGIGLIEKKLKNRIQWKGLDVLRPGEVDENVATLQAEVENLHNQEHRLDTQIRNMQERLRDLSEDENNKKWLFVTEEDIKSLPCFQNEMLIAIKAPHGTTLDVPDPDEQDDDSLQRRYRIVLRSSIGPIDVYLVSQIEEKFEEIQGVGLPSNLPCTSGLDENPAARMVTEESRDVETQGQYINGMCLDHHVSQDFVSGIMKIVPSDLDNDADYWLLSDPSVSITDIWRTESGIELNNVDTLQYTGMAAGSTTQPQTPPLNAAEVLPPGNSIGR, from the exons ATGTCGGGTTCTCAAGCTGCGGATCAGTTGTTGAAGCAATCCctgcagcagcagcagcagcaaaaTCAACAGTCACTAAATCGACAGCTACTTTTCTCTATGGCTCCCGGAGACGATTTTCACCGGTTTGCTTTAGCTGAGCCTCGTAGCATCGCCGATCAAGAAGCCGAAGCCATGGTCGTTAAGTCTCCT TTAAAGAGGAAGAGTGATGTAGCAGATCGAGAAGTCGAGTCTGGTGAGTGGACATtgcctcgaggatacaatgaagtgTCTAGCGGTCTTCCCCAAACACCTGTTTCGGGAAAAGGGGGAAAGGCTCAAAAAACATCAAGGCTAGCGAAAAGCAGCAAATTTGGCCCTCAAACTCCTTCAAATCTTG GTTCTCCTGGCAATAATCTCACTCCTGCAGGTCCTTGTCGTTATGATAGCTCCTTGG GACTTTTGACAAAGAAGTTCATAAATTTGATTAAACAAGCTGAAGATGGTATTCTAGATTTAAACAAAGCTGCTGGTACCTTAGAG gTGCAAAAGAGGAGGATATATGATATAACCAATGTCCTTGAAGGAATTGGTCTTATagaaaagaaactcaagaaCAGAATTCAGTGGAA GGGGCTTGATGTCTTGAGGCCAGGGGAGGTTGATGAGAATGTTGCTACTTTGCAG GCAGAGGTTGAAAACCTTCATAATCAGGAACACAGATTAGATACACAAATAAG AAACATGCAAGAAAGGTTGAGGGACCTAAGTGAAGACGAAAATAATAAGAA GTGGCTTTTTGTTACCGAGGAAGATATCAAGAGCTTACCCTGTTTccag AACGAAATGTTGATTGCCATTAAAGCTCCGCATGGAACCACTTTGGACGTCCCTGATCCTGACGAG CAGGATGATGATTCTCTCCAAAGGAGATACCGGATTGTCCTTAGAAGCTCAATTGGTCCTATAGATGTTTACCTTGTCAG TCAAATTGAGGAGAAATTTGAAGAGATACAAGGTGTAGGTCTGCCATCAAACTTACCGTGTACTTCAGGCTTGGATGAGAACCCAGCAGCAAGAATGGTAACGGAGGAGAGCAGAGACGTCGAAACACAGGGCCAATATATTAATGGAATGTGCTTAGATCATCATGTCTCACAGGACTTTGTAAGCGGGATCATGAAGATTGTTCCCTCAGATCTTGAT AATGATGCTGATTATTGGCTTTTATCGGATCCTAGTGTTAGCATCACTGACATATGGCGAACCGAAT CTGGCATCGAATTGAACAATGTTGATACACTTCAATACACTGGCATGGCTGCTGGTAGCACGACACAACCCCAAACACCTCCATTAAATGCAGCTGAAGTACTGCCTCCAGGTAATTCAATCGGCAGGTAA
- the LOC105782248 gene encoding transcription factor E2FB isoform X1 — protein sequence MSGSQAADQLLKQSLQQQQQQNQQSLNRQLLFSMAPGDDFHRFALAEPRSIADQEAEAMVVKSPLKRKSDVADREVESGEWTLPRGYNEVSSGLPQTPVSGKGGKAQKTSRLAKSSKFGPQTPSNLGSPGNNLTPAGPCRYDSSLGIVFAPEYSFSGLLTKKFINLIKQAEDGILDLNKAAGTLEVQKRRIYDITNVLEGIGLIEKKLKNRIQWKGLDVLRPGEVDENVATLQAEVENLHNQEHRLDTQIRNMQERLRDLSEDENNKKWLFVTEEDIKSLPCFQNEMLIAIKAPHGTTLDVPDPDEQDDDSLQRRYRIVLRSSIGPIDVYLVSQIEEKFEEIQGVGLPSNLPCTSGLDENPAARMVTEESRDVETQGQYINGMCLDHHVSQDFVSGIMKIVPSDLDNDADYWLLSDPSVSITDIWRTESGIELNNVDTLQYTGMAAGSTTQPQTPPLNAAEVLPPGNSIGR from the exons ATGTCGGGTTCTCAAGCTGCGGATCAGTTGTTGAAGCAATCCctgcagcagcagcagcagcaaaaTCAACAGTCACTAAATCGACAGCTACTTTTCTCTATGGCTCCCGGAGACGATTTTCACCGGTTTGCTTTAGCTGAGCCTCGTAGCATCGCCGATCAAGAAGCCGAAGCCATGGTCGTTAAGTCTCCT TTAAAGAGGAAGAGTGATGTAGCAGATCGAGAAGTCGAGTCTGGTGAGTGGACATtgcctcgaggatacaatgaagtgTCTAGCGGTCTTCCCCAAACACCTGTTTCGGGAAAAGGGGGAAAGGCTCAAAAAACATCAAGGCTAGCGAAAAGCAGCAAATTTGGCCCTCAAACTCCTTCAAATCTTG GTTCTCCTGGCAATAATCTCACTCCTGCAGGTCCTTGTCGTTATGATAGCTCCTTGGGTATTGTTTTTGCCCCTGAGTATTCTTTTTCAG GACTTTTGACAAAGAAGTTCATAAATTTGATTAAACAAGCTGAAGATGGTATTCTAGATTTAAACAAAGCTGCTGGTACCTTAGAG gTGCAAAAGAGGAGGATATATGATATAACCAATGTCCTTGAAGGAATTGGTCTTATagaaaagaaactcaagaaCAGAATTCAGTGGAA GGGGCTTGATGTCTTGAGGCCAGGGGAGGTTGATGAGAATGTTGCTACTTTGCAG GCAGAGGTTGAAAACCTTCATAATCAGGAACACAGATTAGATACACAAATAAG AAACATGCAAGAAAGGTTGAGGGACCTAAGTGAAGACGAAAATAATAAGAA GTGGCTTTTTGTTACCGAGGAAGATATCAAGAGCTTACCCTGTTTccag AACGAAATGTTGATTGCCATTAAAGCTCCGCATGGAACCACTTTGGACGTCCCTGATCCTGACGAG CAGGATGATGATTCTCTCCAAAGGAGATACCGGATTGTCCTTAGAAGCTCAATTGGTCCTATAGATGTTTACCTTGTCAG TCAAATTGAGGAGAAATTTGAAGAGATACAAGGTGTAGGTCTGCCATCAAACTTACCGTGTACTTCAGGCTTGGATGAGAACCCAGCAGCAAGAATGGTAACGGAGGAGAGCAGAGACGTCGAAACACAGGGCCAATATATTAATGGAATGTGCTTAGATCATCATGTCTCACAGGACTTTGTAAGCGGGATCATGAAGATTGTTCCCTCAGATCTTGAT AATGATGCTGATTATTGGCTTTTATCGGATCCTAGTGTTAGCATCACTGACATATGGCGAACCGAAT CTGGCATCGAATTGAACAATGTTGATACACTTCAATACACTGGCATGGCTGCTGGTAGCACGACACAACCCCAAACACCTCCATTAAATGCAGCTGAAGTACTGCCTCCAGGTAATTCAATCGGCAGGTAA